CGGCGTGAGCGAGATATCAGCCGTGCCGCCGTTCCATTCAAAGGCCTGTCTCGTGACGGGGACGACGCTGCCGCGCCCCATCTCAAGCCGGCAGCTCTTCGTCTCCGAAAAAAGCGAAGAGATTATCGAGGGAGTGACAGTGACCTCTACCGCGCTGAATCTGAATACGGGGAAGTCGGCGTTCACCCCGCTATAGGTGAAGCTCTTTGAAAACAACCCTGATGTCTCCGACGAGGAGATCGTGAGGAAGATGCCGTTTTCCGCCGCCACGCTCGCCGCCGCCGAGGCCAGAGTTCCCGCGAGGGTCGACCAGGGGAAGAAGAGCAGCAGCCCGCAGACGAGTCCAACGGCTGTTATCGCGGCGTTGCGCAGGAGTTTCATCATTGAGCCTCACCCTCTATCGTCAGCGTCACGTTGATCAGCCGGCCGTCTTTCTGCCCCGTCATCAGGCGGAGTTCGGCCGTCTTTACCGAAAGCCCGTTCCTCTGGATATCCTCCACAAGTTTGCCCAGCTCCTCGTGATAGAGCCGGTTGACCTGAAGCACAAGGCCTGTCGGCGACGAGGCGAGCTGGTTCACCTTGCCCTGCAGTCCAAGTTTGTCTATTATCTCCGATACGGCGGAGAGCGGCTCTTTTCCGAAAACGGTCCCCTGCTGCGGGTAGGATTTCACCGTTATCGCCGCGTTCAGCACCCGTTCCGCGTCGTTCAGCCGGTCCTCGTTTTCTCTCATGGCGGAGAGCGCGAAAGAGAATGCGGCCAGCGCGGCGAGCCATATCAGCGCCGCGGCCAGCAGCCCCCTTTGCAGGCGCTTCGCGTCCGGCATCGCGCGCAGTTCTTCGATAGAGATCATTTCTCACGTCCCCCTTCCGTAAGGTTGAGCGTGAAACGCATGCCGCCGCCCGGTATCTGCTGCACATCGCCGAGCTTGACGGCGAAACCGTTCTTCGCGAGCGCGTCGCGCAGCTGCTGGATATTGTCCGTCTTCGGCGCCTGCCCCTCTATCTCCGTGCGTTCGCGTCCGTAGCGGATGGCGTCGACCTTGATATCCGTTCCGGCGGGAAGCGTCTTCCAGGCCGCGCCGAAGTTGGCGAGCGTTCCCTCCAGCGTAAGCTGGACGCCACCTCCGGTCAGAAGGCGCATCCTCTTTGTGATCGAGGCGAGCGGGCTGCGGCTGACCTCGCCCATCGCGAGCCGGTACACCTCGGAGGGCGCGGCGGCGAATGATTCCGCCATATATTTATTTTGTATGAGTATCACAAGCGAAAGAATGAAAAACATAAGGCCCGCCGCCGAGGCGATCTTTATGCTCCGGAAGGCGGTATTGAAAAAGGCCTCATACCGTTCGGCCATCGAGGCGCCGCGGTTGGAGAGGTCCAGGTGCGCGAGGCCGGGGGCGGCGGCAAAGGTCGCGGCGGCGGCGCGCCTCAGCTCGCCCAGAGAAACATCCTCCGCGCAAAATATGCGGATATCCTCCGCCGGTATCTCCTTGCCTATCGAGGAGGCATAGCTGCGCATCCACTGCGCGAGAGCCTCCGCGCCGCCCTCGGGATCGGGAGCGTATCTGTAAAGCTGCGGCGTATAGTCCTCAAGCCACAGCGCGCATGAGGAATTCCCCTCATGCCACACGATAAGGCCGTTGCCGCCGACCTCTGAGGCAAAGGCGGCCGGAGCCGGAAGAAAGATACTCTTTTTGCCCAGGAGTTCCTCATATTCTGAAATCTCTTCTTTAGCGACGAACCAGGCCGCGCCGCGCGTAAGGTTGACGCGCTGCTCCGTGACCTGCGGCACCAGCGAAAGCTTGGACTCCTGTTCGCCGAGGACGGGCCTGAAGGTGAGTGAGACCGCGTTCCTCAGGTTGACCTTGCGCCCGAAGGGGAAAGAGAAGGGAAAGACCGTGGCTGTACGGAAGGGAATGAAATATGCCTCTGTCTCGCCGGCCAGCGGAAGCTCGCCTTTCTCGCAGGAAAGATGATAAAACTTTATCTTATTCGAAGCCGCCGCCGGCTTGGCGGCGAAGGCTATTTTCTCCATTAAATTACGACTCTTTATCAGCGCAGACCATTCCTCTCTGGTTGAAACCGCAATACTGCCGCCGCTTCGTGGGATAATTTATTCATACCAACTGAATATCCCGCATTTTTTGCCGCTGCGCTCCACTATAACCCGATAATTCCTGGCGTTGCCGGTCCTGTCTTTGACATTCACTTCAAGCAGAAAGTGAGTGCTCTCAAAACCGATGACATTCGCCAGCTTCGTCGCGAGCGCCGCGGGGAATCCGGGGACCCGTTTCAGGTCATCCATGCTCGTGAGCGGCGAAATAAGGCGCTGCGCCGCGATATTCTGCGCGTGAGACAGCGACAGGCCGTCGTCAAGCTTTTCTATCATCTCAGGCGCCGCGACGTTTATGTTTATCTTCTGACCGCCCGGTACGGTAAAATACTTCGCGAGGCCGCCCGGATGTTCTTTGCCGCCATAAAGCACGGCATCGTCGACCTCCGCTATCGCCTTTAGCTCGTCAAGATCCGATATGAGCCTGTTTATATTGCCGTCGCGCTCCGCGCCGCCGAGCTTCTGGTTCTTGTCCTTATCGATAAAGTCAAGCACCGTCGCCGCGAGTTCAGGACGCTCCAGCTCCTCCCAGATATTATTCCACGCCGTCTCATATTCCGAGCGGAGAGTGACGCCGTCGGGAAGTAAAAGGCCGTTTACAGATATTCTATCATTTAACGGCGTTATTTGAACGGAAATATCATAATCGCCTATCTCAATTTTCGTCAGCTGCCCTGGCGCGTAAAGGGGTTCGGTGAGGCTGTCGTATTTATTGTTGTCCGAGGCTATCTTTTCGCCGATGACGCCGACCGCGATCTCCGCCGCGTTGCGGCATTTGAGGATATTCTCCCGTGCCGCCGCGCGGCGCGCCTCCGTGCGCGCGAACCAGGCGAAGGCCGTAGCCGCCGTAATGAGCATGGTGGTGGATAGCAGCACCGATATGAGGATGAAACCGCTACTTCTCCGCCGCATTGGGAAACCTCTCCGTGTGCGAATAACGCCCGTCCTTGGCGGCGATCTCGGTCTTCAGGAGTTTCGGGAGCTTCCCGTCGTATTCCTGCTCCCATTTATTCTCCTTCCAGACATAAAATTTTACCCCCGCGGCGTCGGCGAGGATGAGCTTGCCCTTCTTAGGGTCGAGCTCGTCGGTGTTCACATCCATCGGCGTCTCCGGTTCGGAGGAAGAACCGCCGGAAATATCCCCCGATACGGCGGCGGCCGAGGGGACGTTGACGAGCACCCAGCGGTAGAGCCCGGGCTTCGCGTTATTGAGAGCGCCCTTGGCCACGATCTTATAGACGACCACGCCGACGTTTTTGCCCTCGTATTTCGGGGCGGCGCTCCACACCACGAGGCGGTCGTCGGCCTCGGTCGAGAGGCCGCTCTTATGGATGATCTTAAACGTCGAAAACGAAGGGTTGGGGACGACGCGGCGCACGTCCGAATATATCTTCTCCACCGCCGCGGCGGTGTTGTGGGAGGTGCCCCATCTTTGTTGGGCCTCCTCAAGCGAACGGACCGTAAAGACAAGCGGGGCCAGAGCGGCCGTCGCGATGATGCCGATCAGCCCCACTACGAGCATTATTTCAATAAGAGTGAATCCGGAGCGGCGTCCGAACCTCATCTACTTTGACAGCGGCGCGGCGCTGCCGGGGGCGCTCCCGTAGGCCGTTGGATGCAGATAGCGCGCGAGCTCGGAGAGCAGCCGCTGGTTGCCGGTGCGCTGAGCGAGGTTTATCAGCTCCATGAGCTGCTTTGCCTGCGGCCTCGTATGGAAGCTGCGGTAAAGCTGCTCGATGCCGGCGGCGAGATCCTCCGGTTTTTTCGTCGCGTTCGCCACGGCGAGCAGGTGATAGGCAAGCTGTTCGTTCGCCTCATCCTTTCCCATCAGGCTGCGGCGAGCCTCGTCTATGCGGTAGCGCTGCAGGGAGGCGCTGTTCGTCATCGTCGCCGCCCGCAGATACTTATCCGCGCGGCAGCCCGAATAAAGGAAAAACATTCCCACGACGGCCACGACGGCGAAAAAAAGGCCGAGGAGCCTGTAAATAAAGCCGTGCCTTATCTCGCTGAACCTCACCGAAGACGGCAGCAGCTGCCTGTTGGAGAGCGCGAAGGCGAGCGGGAGCCAGACGATATTCTCTATCCGGTGGAAGGGGCGGCTGAAGATGGCGTCGAACCAGATCAGATAGACGACGGCGCAGCCCCACATCGCGGCGTAAGAGAGGTCCTTTTTCTGCGTGAGCGCGCGGACAAAGCTCCATATCCACCATGCCGCCGCTCCCAGCAGGATCAGCGTCCCGAAGATGCCGAACTCCGCCATCCACTGTAAATATTCGCTGTGGGCCCAGTAGGTGAACTGCCACTTCATGTCGGGATGATCCCTGAACGCCTCCCGCTGCCCTTCGAGGTAATGCCATTTGTAGTGGCCGAGGCCTACGCCGGCGATCGGGTGCTTCTTGATGACGTTCCAGCTCGTGATCCATATTTCACGGCGCGCGCCGAAGTTCGCGGTATTCATCAACATATCCGAGGTCTTGTTTATCAGCGCGTAGGCGCGGCTCCAGCCGAAGTAGCCCATGCAGATATTGACCACGAGCATCACGGCGACCAGCAGCGCGGCGAAGCCGACGTTCTTCAGCAGCTTCCGCGGCTTGCAGTTCCAGATAATGACGGAAAGGATGATCGTTCCCGTCATCAGAGAGAGCATCCCTGCGCGCGTCGTCGAATTCCATAACCCCCACGAGTTGAAGGCCAACATGACGAGGTTGGCGTATTTTATATTCCGGTATTTACCGGCCTCCGCCTCTGAAAGCTGCGAGTATACCATGTGTAGGAAGATGCCGTTCATCGCGGCCATCGCCATCCAGAGGCCGAACATCTCCTGCTGCCCGGTGTTGCCGATATAATTCCCGGGGACGTTCATAATGAACCAGAACGGTCCGTTCAGGT
The window above is part of the Cloacibacillus evryensis DSM 19522 genome. Proteins encoded here:
- a CDS encoding O-antigen ligase family protein; translation: MKISSKKKTKEQKSLGMLLAGGPVQLVPRWVFYPLIFVSLALPNLIFSGVSWFDTLHIMKWAWTMVPVALISLIGGSILALYGAERTGFRLDLFGGVWFSLLAFVSLQPLWADIFALSTYMKEWFFFATLLAAYIFCYNLFTGDKALRCLLWLANLNAAVNIIFAELLIRDLNGPFWFIMNVPGNYIGNTGQQEMFGLWMAMAAMNGIFLHMVYSQLSEAEAGKYRNIKYANLVMLAFNSWGLWNSTTRAGMLSLMTGTIILSVIIWNCKPRKLLKNVGFAALLVAVMLVVNICMGYFGWSRAYALINKTSDMLMNTANFGARREIWITSWNVIKKHPIAGVGLGHYKWHYLEGQREAFRDHPDMKWQFTYWAHSEYLQWMAEFGIFGTLILLGAAAWWIWSFVRALTQKKDLSYAAMWGCAVVYLIWFDAIFSRPFHRIENIVWLPLAFALSNRQLLPSSVRFSEIRHGFIYRLLGLFFAVVAVVGMFFLYSGCRADKYLRAATMTNSASLQRYRIDEARRSLMGKDEANEQLAYHLLAVANATKKPEDLAAGIEQLYRSFHTRPQAKQLMELINLAQRTGNQRLLSELARYLHPTAYGSAPGSAAPLSK
- the gspN gene encoding type II secretion system protein GspN, which codes for MMKLLRNAAITAVGLVCGLLLFFPWSTLAGTLASAAASVAAENGIFLTISSSETSGLFSKSFTYSGVNADFPVFRFSAVEVTVTPSIISSLFSETKSCRLEMGRGSVVPVTRQAFEWNGGTADISLTPQSLMIENIALAGKTSATGFAELSRETGKLTRAKMLIKVPAELDRALEMAGKMGMAPLTKVKSGEWRIER
- the gspL gene encoding type II secretion system protein GspL is translated as MEKIAFAAKPAAASNKIKFYHLSCEKGELPLAGETEAYFIPFRTATVFPFSFPFGRKVNLRNAVSLTFRPVLGEQESKLSLVPQVTEQRVNLTRGAAWFVAKEEISEYEELLGKKSIFLPAPAAFASEVGGNGLIVWHEGNSSCALWLEDYTPQLYRYAPDPEGGAEALAQWMRSYASSIGKEIPAEDIRIFCAEDVSLGELRRAAAATFAAAPGLAHLDLSNRGASMAERYEAFFNTAFRSIKIASAAGLMFFILSLVILIQNKYMAESFAAAPSEVYRLAMGEVSRSPLASITKRMRLLTGGGVQLTLEGTLANFGAAWKTLPAGTDIKVDAIRYGRERTEIEGQAPKTDNIQQLRDALAKNGFAVKLGDVQQIPGGGMRFTLNLTEGGREK
- a CDS encoding type II secretion system protein codes for the protein MRFGRRSGFTLIEIMLVVGLIGIIATAALAPLVFTVRSLEEAQQRWGTSHNTAAAVEKIYSDVRRVVPNPSFSTFKIIHKSGLSTEADDRLVVWSAAPKYEGKNVGVVVYKIVAKGALNNAKPGLYRWVLVNVPSAAAVSGDISGGSSSEPETPMDVNTDELDPKKGKLILADAAGVKFYVWKENKWEQEYDGKLPKLLKTEIAAKDGRYSHTERFPNAAEK
- the gspM gene encoding type II secretion system protein GspM, coding for MISIEELRAMPDAKRLQRGLLAAALIWLAALAAFSFALSAMRENEDRLNDAERVLNAAITVKSYPQQGTVFGKEPLSAVSEIIDKLGLQGKVNQLASSPTGLVLQVNRLYHEELGKLVEDIQRNGLSVKTAELRLMTGQKDGRLINVTLTIEGEAQ
- a CDS encoding general secretion pathway protein GspK, whose translation is MRRRSSGFILISVLLSTTMLITAATAFAWFARTEARRAAARENILKCRNAAEIAVGVIGEKIASDNNKYDSLTEPLYAPGQLTKIEIGDYDISVQITPLNDRISVNGLLLPDGVTLRSEYETAWNNIWEELERPELAATVLDFIDKDKNQKLGGAERDGNINRLISDLDELKAIAEVDDAVLYGGKEHPGGLAKYFTVPGGQKININVAAPEMIEKLDDGLSLSHAQNIAAQRLISPLTSMDDLKRVPGFPAALATKLANVIGFESTHFLLEVNVKDRTGNARNYRVIVERSGKKCGIFSWYE